The DNA segment CCTGTCGTGGTGCGGTCGGTCCGGTGACTTTGCGTGCGGTGGTTCTGTACTGCGGTTCTGACGCTAGGTGAACAACTCGGGGGGAAGGATAAGGAGAAGCCCGATGGCCGAGCCGTTGAAGACGATATGGGTGTAAATTGCCGGGCCCAACCGTCCGGTCCAGACCGTCAGGATGCCGCAAATGACCCCAACGGTGAACGTACCGACCAGGAGGTAGACCGAGGACCGCAGATCACCGACAGCGCCCGTGTGCAAGAGTCCAAAGGCGAGTGAACTCACCAGGATCGCCACCACTGTCGCGGTCGTTAGCGACCGCCGCTCGGTGGCTGCCGACACCTTGCCCCGCGCCGATCCTCTCACCCACCAACCGTTCTGCACCGCGCGGAGGACCAGACCCCGGTTGAATAGTTCTTCAAGGAATGGTGCGATCAGCGCGCCTCCCAGGACAGCGTTCACGAAGATCCAGCCGGTGTCCCCGGTCAGAATGAGCCCTGCGTTACCTTGCAGTACTTCACCCTCACCCAGCGGCCACAGCAGCGTGATCAGCACTTGCACCAGTGCCAGGACCAGGCGGGCGGCTATCCCGACGCCCAACCCGATGACCAGGTCGATCGACTTGAACCGGAGGCCGAAATCCTGGGCCAATGAGCCGAATCCCCACACACGCGAGGTCAGCAGACTGGCTCCCAGCAGGACAAGCCAGGTGAAGCAGAGGGAAACGAAGACCAGTTCCGGTCCGAACGGAAGCACCGCAGACAGGGCAAGGGTGGCCCCGAGCGGCAGTGCCAGGACGAGAACCAGACCGGCTCCCGCCTGCCACAATCCCCACCCTGGTTTGAGCAACCCCGTCGGACCAAGCTGGGCCGGATTGGCGAAGCGTCGGTCAACCGGTCCCGACGGGTTCCTTGGCGACCTGACGTCGGCCGGCGGGACAGCTGTCCCGGTGGTGGGTTTACTCCGCATATCCAGCACACTACCTGTCGGCGCGGCTGTGGGACGCCCTGATAGTTGAACGAACCGGGGTTCAGCTATTGACGTAGCGGGCCGTGAGGTTTTAGGTGAAGGAACACTGCCGCGCGCCGGGGAAGGAGGACCATGAACCTCTTCGGTCTGCCTCCCGGGTTCGTGTTCGGCACTGCCACCGCCGCCGCCCAGATCGAGGGCGGCGCCCATCTGGGCGGGCGGGGTGACAGTATCTGGGATGCCTATGCCAGCAGCCACCGGAACATTCTTGACGGGTCCAGCCCAGCCGTGGCGTGCGACCACTTTCACCGGTATGCGGAAGACTTTGACCTGCTTCAGGAACTCGGCGGACAGGCATATCGGATGTCCATTGCCTGGCCCCGCATTCAACCCACCGGGCATGGGCCCGCAAACCCCGAGGGAGTTGCCTTTTACCACCGGCTGCTGGATTCATTGTTGGAGCGGGGCATCCAACCGTGGGTCACCATTTATCACTGGGATCTGCCGCTGGCACTCCAGGACGCAGGCGGCTGGCAGAACCGTG comes from the Arthrobacter sp. CAN_C5 genome and includes:
- a CDS encoding CPBP family intramembrane glutamic endopeptidase — translated: MRSKPTTGTAVPPADVRSPRNPSGPVDRRFANPAQLGPTGLLKPGWGLWQAGAGLVLVLALPLGATLALSAVLPFGPELVFVSLCFTWLVLLGASLLTSRVWGFGSLAQDFGLRFKSIDLVIGLGVGIAARLVLALVQVLITLLWPLGEGEVLQGNAGLILTGDTGWIFVNAVLGGALIAPFLEELFNRGLVLRAVQNGWWVRGSARGKVSAATERRSLTTATVVAILVSSLAFGLLHTGAVGDLRSSVYLLVGTFTVGVICGILTVWTGRLGPAIYTHIVFNGSAIGLLLILPPELFT